The following proteins are co-located in the Salvelinus sp. IW2-2015 unplaced genomic scaffold, ASM291031v2 Un_scaffold4893, whole genome shotgun sequence genome:
- the LOC112077762 gene encoding disintegrin and metalloproteinase domain-containing protein 9-like, whose translation MVELANLLDGYYKRLNIRVVLVGLEIFKNANPFSVDGSAGEVLGLFVKWRKTDLLPRIRHDDAQLIVGLGGAYAGGIWAMAFVGTSCVRWPPLEDNVVSSDRFGF comes from the exons ATGGTGGAACTAGCCAATCTGCTGGATGGG TACTATAAGAGGCTGAATATCCGCGTGGTGCTGGTAGGCCTGGAGATCTTTAAGAACGCCAACCCCTTCAGCGTGGACGGCTCTGCAGGGGAAGTGTTGGGGCTGTTCGTCAAGTGGAGGAAGACGGATCTGCTACCGCGGATCAGGCACGATGACGCACAGCTCATTGT TGGTCTTGGGGGAGCGTATGCGGGAGGCATCTGGGCAATGGCGTTCGTGGGCACAAGTTGTGTTCGATGGCCACCGCTGGAGGATAATGTGGTTAGTAGTGATAGGTTTGGTTTCTAA